A genomic stretch from Gemmatimonadaceae bacterium includes:
- a CDS encoding FAD-binding oxidoreductase: MTGTCDVLICGAGIAGIATAHALAVHGVRNITLVDERPPLTLTSDKSSEAYRNWWPGPDDAMVRLMNRSIDLLEQWAAHSDNRFQLNRRGYVYATADSAKAEQFLADARLAEQQGAGDLRVYRRASDAVAYQVSAHSGYLDHPIGADLFLDPDSIRTHFSFLADEVVAVLHARRCGWLSGQQLGMYLLEEARALGVSVLAGRVEAVDVHGGRVNSVTVACTDGTRSRIATPVFVNCAGPFAKSVATLVGVDLPVFSELHLKVAFEDTLGVVDRNTGLVILDDAQMLTWSDEERAEFAESDETRWLTTRLPAGIHLRPEGYRQSRTVLMLWDYHSAHRYDAPVLPLPDDPFYPEVVMRGMVRLAPGLHRYLDRLPHTHVDGGYYTKTEENRPLIGPLAVQGAYVNAALSGYGLMAAPAAGELLAAHITGRAVPSYASAFRLDRYEDPRYVAMLATWGSTGQL; this comes from the coding sequence ATGACCGGAACGTGTGACGTACTGATTTGTGGAGCCGGCATTGCCGGCATCGCCACGGCGCACGCGTTGGCCGTGCATGGCGTGCGGAATATCACGCTGGTGGACGAACGCCCGCCACTCACGTTGACCAGCGACAAATCATCCGAAGCGTACCGCAATTGGTGGCCAGGGCCGGACGACGCCATGGTGCGGCTGATGAACCGCAGTATCGACCTGCTGGAGCAGTGGGCCGCGCATAGCGACAACCGGTTCCAGCTTAACCGCCGAGGCTACGTCTATGCGACGGCTGATTCGGCCAAGGCCGAGCAGTTCCTTGCGGACGCGCGATTGGCCGAGCAGCAAGGGGCGGGTGATCTGCGGGTGTATCGTCGGGCGTCCGACGCCGTAGCCTATCAAGTCAGTGCGCACAGTGGCTACCTCGATCATCCGATTGGCGCCGACCTGTTCCTCGATCCAGACTCGATTCGGACGCACTTCTCGTTTCTGGCGGATGAGGTGGTGGCGGTGCTGCATGCCCGCCGCTGCGGGTGGTTGAGCGGACAGCAACTGGGCATGTATCTGTTGGAAGAAGCACGTGCCCTGGGCGTTTCCGTATTAGCGGGACGCGTGGAGGCCGTCGATGTGCACGGCGGACGCGTGAACTCGGTGACGGTGGCGTGTACCGACGGTACGCGTTCTCGCATCGCGACGCCGGTTTTTGTGAACTGTGCCGGTCCCTTTGCCAAGTCCGTGGCAACGCTGGTCGGCGTTGACCTGCCGGTGTTCTCGGAACTGCATCTCAAAGTGGCGTTCGAGGACACACTGGGTGTGGTTGATCGCAATACAGGGCTGGTGATTCTGGACGACGCGCAAATGCTGACATGGTCGGACGAGGAACGCGCCGAATTCGCCGAGAGTGACGAGACGCGCTGGCTCACGACCCGGTTGCCCGCTGGTATTCACTTGCGACCGGAAGGCTATCGACAAAGCCGGACCGTGTTGATGCTCTGGGACTATCACAGTGCGCATCGGTACGACGCGCCCGTGTTGCCGCTACCCGATGATCCCTTCTATCCGGAAGTGGTGATGCGCGGCATGGTGCGACTCGCACCGGGACTGCACCGGTATCTGGATCGACTGCCGCATACCCATGTAGATGGCGGCTACTACACCAAGACCGAAGAGAACCGCCCGCTCATTGGCCCGCTGGCGGTGCAGGGGGCCTATGTGAATGCGGCGCTGTCGGGATATGGGCTGATGGCCGCGCCAGCGGCCGGTGAACTGCTGGCGGCGCACATTACCGGCCGAGCGGTGCCGTCGTACGCGTCGGCGTTCCGACTCGATCGGTATGAGGACCCGAGGTATGTGGCCATGCTCGCGACGTGGGGGTCGACGGGGCAACTCTAG
- the rimM gene encoding 16S rRNA processing protein RimM encodes MRRAHGVRGAWAIEPMTDAPDVVFASGVVIYAGDREGKLSMSASGAPIALTVVDGRHMNKEWLVRVREVPDRDQADLWRGRYLLVDAARLPEPDPDDVYVSALIGMQVEMIGQGQVGRVRDVYDAPQGLLLEVETATGRPLVPWHPDIIERVDEEARLIVLKPLEGLLE; translated from the coding sequence GTGCGTCGCGCGCATGGCGTGCGTGGCGCATGGGCCATCGAACCGATGACTGATGCGCCGGACGTGGTTTTCGCGTCCGGCGTTGTCATTTATGCGGGCGACCGCGAAGGCAAGCTGTCGATGAGTGCCAGCGGCGCGCCCATCGCGCTTACGGTGGTGGACGGACGGCATATGAACAAGGAGTGGCTGGTCCGCGTGCGCGAGGTGCCGGATCGTGATCAGGCCGATCTCTGGCGCGGGCGCTATCTGCTTGTGGACGCGGCACGCCTGCCGGAGCCCGATCCGGACGATGTCTATGTCTCGGCGTTGATTGGCATGCAGGTGGAAATGATTGGCCAGGGCCAGGTTGGTCGCGTGCGTGATGTATACGACGCGCCGCAGGGGCTCTTGCTGGAAGTCGAGACGGCTACCGGGCGGCCCCTGGTCCCCTGGCATCCGGATATCATCGAGCGGGTGGATGAGGAAGCGCGCCTGATCGTGCTCAAACCGCTCGAGGGGTTGTTGGAGTAG
- a CDS encoding aminotransferase class V-fold PLP-dependent enzyme, with protein MGGASLAMLFTPDHLAAFSALPATELAGRADFWDTVRASYRLTPAYINLENGYYSMQSQPVLERFIGHVREVNVLAARYMRTVQYDNKRKAQERLAQLAGCSPDELIITRNTTESLDTVVSGYDWKVGDEAVMSVHDYGAMLDQFTLMSRRWGTKNALVTVPFDPASDDEVVQVYANAITARTRLLMVCHQINITGQVLPVRRICDMAHARGVHVMVDGAHAFAQFDFRIPDLDCDYYGASLHKWLGTALGAGLLYVRKDRIASLWPMFGDMGVPNDDIRKLNHTGTHPVHTDLGIIDAIEFHEHIGIQRKEARLRWLQQYWTTKVRGRKNVNLFTPSDPKRTGAIANVGIAGMKPGDLATTLFDKYRIWTVAIDSAGVQGVRICPQLFTTTQELDTLVRAIRELSA; from the coding sequence ATGGGCGGGGCGTCGCTGGCCATGCTCTTCACGCCCGATCACCTCGCGGCATTCAGCGCGCTTCCCGCCACGGAGTTGGCCGGTCGCGCGGACTTCTGGGACACCGTTCGCGCCAGCTATCGCCTGACGCCCGCCTATATCAATCTGGAGAACGGCTATTACAGCATGCAGTCGCAGCCCGTGCTCGAACGGTTCATCGGGCATGTGCGCGAAGTGAACGTGCTGGCGGCGCGGTACATGCGCACCGTGCAGTATGACAACAAACGGAAGGCGCAGGAACGATTGGCGCAGCTGGCCGGCTGCTCACCGGATGAGCTGATCATCACCCGGAATACCACCGAGTCGCTGGACACCGTCGTGTCGGGCTATGACTGGAAGGTGGGCGACGAAGCCGTGATGTCCGTGCACGACTACGGCGCGATGCTCGATCAGTTCACCCTCATGAGCCGCCGCTGGGGCACGAAGAACGCGCTGGTCACCGTCCCGTTCGACCCCGCGTCCGACGATGAGGTCGTGCAGGTATACGCCAACGCCATCACGGCGCGCACCAGACTGTTGATGGTATGTCACCAGATCAACATTACCGGTCAGGTGCTGCCGGTCCGCAGAATCTGCGATATGGCGCATGCCAGGGGCGTGCACGTGATGGTGGACGGGGCGCACGCGTTTGCGCAGTTCGACTTTCGTATCCCCGATCTCGACTGCGACTATTACGGTGCCAGCCTGCATAAATGGCTTGGGACCGCCCTCGGCGCCGGCCTGTTGTACGTGCGCAAGGATCGCATTGCGTCGTTGTGGCCGATGTTTGGCGATATGGGCGTCCCCAATGACGACATCCGCAAGCTGAACCACACCGGCACGCACCCCGTGCACACGGATTTGGGCATCATCGACGCCATCGAGTTCCACGAGCATATCGGCATTCAGCGCAAGGAAGCGCGCTTGCGTTGGCTGCAACAGTACTGGACCACCAAAGTGCGCGGCCGCAAGAACGTCAATCTCTTCACGCCCAGCGACCCCAAGCGCACGGGCGCGATTGCCAACGTGGGTATCGCCGGCATGAAGCCCGGCGATCTCGCCACCACACTGTTCGACAAATACCGCATCTGGACCGTCGCCATCGATTCGGCCGGTGTGCAGGGTGTACGCATTTGTCCGCAGTTGTTCACGACCACCCAGGAACTCGACACGTTGGTGCGCGCCATCCGGGAGTTGTCGGCCTAG
- the trmD gene encoding tRNA (guanosine(37)-N1)-methyltransferase TrmD — translation MRINIVTIFPEFFAAPLALSIPARAAGTGGASYHVVDLRDFTHDRHRTVDDYPFGGGPGMVMKPGPFYEAVESLQVTAPIVLLSPRGKRFGHADAVRFAAGTELTLLCGHYKDVDERVAQHLATEELSLGDFVLSGGEPAALAIVDAVVRLLPGAMGDIESARGDSFFDRGISAPSYTRPADFRGLSVPDVLLGGDHAKVNAWREAQSLERTREAEARDREAWAERSTLIALREAAIREVERVQAEKAAKKARKRKPTG, via the coding sequence CTGCGCATCAACATCGTTACGATCTTCCCGGAATTCTTCGCGGCGCCACTGGCGCTGAGCATTCCCGCCAGGGCGGCGGGGACCGGCGGGGCCTCGTACCATGTGGTCGACTTGCGGGACTTCACGCACGATCGACATCGCACGGTGGATGACTACCCGTTCGGCGGTGGCCCCGGCATGGTGATGAAACCCGGCCCGTTCTATGAGGCCGTTGAGTCACTGCAGGTGACCGCGCCGATTGTGCTGTTGTCACCACGCGGCAAACGATTCGGACACGCGGACGCGGTGCGCTTCGCGGCGGGCACCGAGCTCACGCTGTTGTGTGGCCACTACAAGGACGTAGACGAGCGTGTGGCACAACATCTGGCCACCGAGGAGCTGTCGCTGGGCGACTTCGTGTTGAGCGGCGGAGAACCTGCGGCACTGGCCATCGTGGATGCGGTTGTCCGATTGCTGCCTGGCGCGATGGGTGACATCGAGAGTGCGCGCGGGGATTCGTTCTTCGATCGGGGCATCAGCGCGCCCAGCTACACCCGCCCGGCGGATTTCCGCGGCCTGTCTGTGCCCGACGTGTTACTGGGCGGTGATCATGCCAAGGTGAACGCGTGGCGCGAGGCGCAGAGTCTGGAGCGAACGCGCGAGGCGGAGGCGCGCGATCGTGAGGCGTGGGCGGAACGGAGCACCCTGATTGCGTTGCGCGAAGCGGCCATTCGCGAGGTCGAGCGGGTGCAGGCGGAGAAGGCGGCGAAGAAGGCGCGTAAACGCAAACCAACCGGGTAA
- a CDS encoding metallophosphoesterase yields MLVVTLAGVTPVLVAAQTSPVEAVVAIKRPLNPLPPEAASANETRFSFIVYGDTRGRRDGIDPQYEHSLVVESMLATIRSLKSGPDPVRFVLQSGDAVVNGRDPKQWNVSFVGLINRLTTEAGVPYFLVPGNHDVTAASDLNNAGRQVGLKNYLQAVSGLIPADGATRRLNGYPSYAFGYGNTFVLTMDSNIADDSTQFAWASAQLAGLDRKRYTHVVASFHHPAYSSGPHGAAIVEGPTAAIRARYMPLFRRHHVELVVTGHEHLFEHWVERYTDATGVRRRLDQIVTGGGGAPLYSYQGEPDLRQYITAAGRDSVRLQHLVRPGMEPGDNAYHYVVVHVDGARIWLDVVGIDWGRGYQPYRSTRAGLWDGNGVPP; encoded by the coding sequence ATGCTTGTTGTCACGCTGGCTGGTGTCACGCCCGTTCTTGTTGCGGCGCAGACTTCCCCCGTCGAGGCCGTCGTTGCGATCAAGCGGCCGCTCAACCCACTGCCGCCGGAGGCCGCGAGCGCCAACGAGACCCGATTCTCGTTCATCGTGTATGGTGATACGCGTGGGCGTCGGGACGGCATCGATCCACAGTACGAGCATTCGCTGGTGGTGGAGTCGATGCTGGCGACGATCCGGTCGCTCAAGAGCGGTCCCGATCCCGTGCGGTTCGTGCTGCAAAGTGGCGATGCGGTGGTGAACGGCCGCGACCCCAAACAGTGGAACGTGAGTTTTGTGGGACTGATCAATCGGCTCACCACGGAAGCCGGCGTCCCGTACTTTCTTGTGCCGGGCAATCACGATGTCACCGCCGCCTCCGACCTGAACAATGCGGGACGACAGGTGGGATTGAAGAACTACCTGCAGGCCGTGTCAGGATTGATCCCCGCTGACGGTGCGACCCGTCGACTGAACGGCTATCCCTCGTACGCATTTGGCTATGGCAACACGTTTGTCCTCACGATGGATTCCAACATCGCGGATGACTCCACGCAGTTTGCCTGGGCCAGTGCGCAGTTGGCGGGTCTTGATCGCAAACGGTATACGCACGTCGTGGCGTCGTTTCACCATCCGGCGTACTCGTCGGGTCCGCATGGAGCGGCCATCGTGGAAGGGCCCACCGCCGCCATTCGCGCGCGCTATATGCCGCTGTTTCGACGGCACCACGTTGAACTCGTGGTCACCGGGCACGAACACCTGTTCGAGCACTGGGTGGAACGCTACACCGACGCGACGGGCGTGCGTCGGCGACTCGATCAGATTGTGACCGGCGGCGGCGGGGCGCCACTGTACAGTTATCAAGGGGAGCCCGACTTGCGCCAGTACATCACGGCCGCTGGTCGAGACTCGGTGCGCCTGCAGCATCTGGTGCGTCCCGGCATGGAACCCGGTGACAACGCATATCACTACGTGGTGGTGCATGTCGATGGCGCGCGCATCTGGCTGGATGTGGTGGGGATCGATTGGGGTCGGGGCTATCAGCCGTACCGCAGCACGCGGGCCGGATTGTGGGACGGGAACGGCGTTCCCCCCTGA
- a CDS encoding S8 family serine peptidase, which yields MRFRLVAVCALVSLAACGGGDGPTGPAAVASIAVSSPPQAIAAIGESVQLTATAKDAKGGSIASVTFTWTSSDPNVATVAAGVVTAVGNGTATITAASGSISGAVQVTVQQSVTQVVVTWSTDTLRAIGDTARAMATARDARGNAVSGKTLTWSSASPGVVTIDDNGLMTAVAEGTAIVRGSSDAVQGERTMQVRQRAARLAITRQPFGARAGIALTTQPQAEVQDARGTRVVSDNSTIVTASVATGGGTIVAGATATSVAGVVTFSNLAVGGAIGLKALQFGAPSVSGATSDAFALSAGVAAALVVVAGNNQTALAGTTLSALLQAGVRDGYTNPVIGTPITYVVQQGGGTLSSVASASDQNGNATASYTLPLHAGTSVVVATSSAIPSAQAQFSITATPNGVISGVVSSSVSGIRAFNLRSTAAARERSSAPPVIPKNSVAQDVASIDDAIPGELLVTYRPDRIDAPAIGSHAFQQRSVAAEVSVSIRDAIAPAVRDGLISVAGVSPAILTALVRVKPGISEAAAFARLRADPRVLAVERNGRVYSHVVAPTAMEALLLHSGHDATVKSNVLERLMPYPFDAARLATFPGDGTYPGNALYMSQAWHYNMIALPQAWGLTQGSASVLVAVVDDGIRFDHPAMAGVTTTDGYDFVPVGTVALCVGGTASTNGDDDGPDPDPTQPSNRSFNNAGTCVNEVKSSGNHGLHVSGTIGAVRTNASGVVGVNWQVRIRPVRVLGVHGSGSNFTVAQGILYAAGLPADDGAGGTVTPTGGPARIINMSLGGTTFSTAMSTAVAQALANGTLIIASAGNNNNSTPSYPASYPDVVSVSAVGPTLNRATYSSYGATVTIAAPGGQVSSGYSHGVLSSTWNFVTNAPTVDSWQGTSMAAPHVTGVAALLAAREPSLTVTQLRQRLLDYAVDIGAAGRDDFFGVGLLNARNVLTSSLGPPRSLFVRLMNATTGAIVRTLTAGAGGAYEFGGLPDGSYWVFAGHDESGDGLTGLPWRAWGALGTAASPTSVVVDGAGVHTATFSVSTGFELEPNGTAEQANELVVDGYMNGDLTALNDADYYRLRIAQPGTYTVQVTGQVGACRYALEADPVVTITTALGAAVASSDDIDPAGNDYCARVSRTFTPGDYLVRIGASQTGRYVVSVRKS from the coding sequence ATGCGTTTCAGATTGGTCGCAGTTTGTGCTCTGGTGTCGCTGGCAGCCTGCGGTGGCGGGGACGGCCCGACTGGCCCGGCCGCGGTCGCCTCAATTGCCGTTTCCAGTCCGCCGCAGGCGATTGCCGCGATTGGGGAGTCGGTTCAGCTGACGGCGACGGCGAAGGACGCCAAAGGAGGGAGCATCGCGTCCGTCACCTTCACCTGGACGTCGTCCGACCCGAATGTCGCAACGGTTGCCGCCGGAGTGGTCACGGCGGTTGGCAACGGCACCGCCACCATCACGGCGGCCAGTGGATCGATTAGTGGCGCGGTGCAGGTGACCGTGCAGCAATCGGTGACGCAGGTGGTCGTGACGTGGTCGACGGATACGCTGCGTGCAATTGGCGATACGGCGCGCGCGATGGCCACCGCGCGCGATGCGCGCGGCAACGCGGTCAGCGGCAAGACACTCACCTGGAGTTCGGCCAGTCCGGGCGTTGTGACGATTGACGACAACGGACTGATGACGGCTGTCGCCGAAGGGACGGCCATCGTCCGAGGCAGCAGTGACGCGGTGCAGGGCGAGCGGACCATGCAGGTGCGTCAACGCGCGGCGAGACTCGCCATTACGCGACAGCCCTTCGGCGCGCGTGCCGGCATCGCACTGACCACGCAACCGCAGGCGGAGGTGCAGGACGCCCGCGGGACTCGTGTGGTGAGCGACAACTCCACCATCGTGACCGCGTCGGTTGCCACCGGTGGCGGCACCATTGTGGCGGGCGCCACTGCCACGTCGGTTGCCGGTGTGGTGACGTTCTCGAACCTCGCCGTTGGTGGTGCCATCGGATTGAAAGCGCTGCAGTTCGGCGCTCCCTCCGTGAGCGGAGCGACGAGCGATGCGTTTGCCTTGTCGGCGGGAGTGGCGGCTGCGCTGGTGGTGGTCGCGGGCAACAACCAAACGGCGCTGGCGGGCACGACGCTGAGCGCGCTGTTGCAGGCGGGCGTCCGTGACGGCTACACCAATCCGGTGATCGGCACGCCGATCACGTACGTCGTCCAGCAGGGCGGCGGGACATTGTCCAGTGTCGCGTCGGCCAGCGACCAGAACGGCAATGCGACGGCCAGCTACACGCTGCCGCTTCACGCCGGGACGTCGGTGGTTGTGGCGACGTCGAGCGCCATCCCGTCCGCGCAAGCGCAGTTTTCGATCACCGCCACGCCCAACGGCGTGATCAGCGGTGTTGTGTCGTCATCTGTCTCCGGAATCCGGGCATTCAATCTGCGCTCCACTGCGGCTGCCCGTGAGCGATCCAGTGCGCCACCGGTCATTCCGAAGAATTCGGTCGCGCAAGACGTCGCGTCCATCGACGATGCGATTCCGGGTGAGTTGCTGGTGACCTATCGGCCCGATCGCATTGACGCACCGGCCATCGGGTCACATGCGTTTCAGCAGCGTAGTGTGGCCGCCGAGGTGAGCGTATCCATTCGGGACGCCATTGCACCGGCGGTGCGTGATGGACTGATCAGCGTCGCAGGCGTCTCACCGGCGATCCTGACGGCGCTGGTGAGGGTTAAGCCGGGGATCTCGGAGGCGGCGGCATTCGCGCGCTTGCGCGCTGATCCGCGCGTGCTGGCAGTGGAGCGCAACGGGCGAGTGTACTCGCATGTGGTGGCGCCGACAGCCATGGAAGCCTTGCTCCTGCACAGCGGGCACGACGCCACCGTCAAGTCGAACGTGTTGGAACGGCTGATGCCGTATCCCTTTGACGCCGCGCGCCTCGCGACGTTCCCTGGTGACGGGACCTACCCGGGGAATGCACTCTACATGAGTCAGGCCTGGCACTACAACATGATTGCCTTGCCGCAGGCGTGGGGACTGACACAGGGCAGCGCGAGTGTCCTGGTGGCGGTGGTCGACGACGGTATCCGATTCGACCATCCCGCGATGGCCGGTGTGACCACCACCGATGGATACGACTTCGTGCCGGTCGGCACCGTCGCGCTGTGCGTCGGCGGCACCGCCAGCACGAATGGCGATGATGACGGCCCTGACCCCGATCCGACACAGCCATCGAATCGCTCGTTCAACAACGCCGGCACCTGCGTGAACGAGGTGAAGAGCAGCGGTAACCACGGGCTGCATGTGTCCGGGACAATTGGTGCGGTGCGCACCAACGCCAGCGGCGTGGTGGGTGTGAACTGGCAGGTTCGCATCCGGCCGGTTCGGGTGCTCGGAGTCCACGGCTCGGGTTCCAATTTCACCGTGGCGCAGGGCATTCTCTATGCGGCCGGTCTACCGGCCGATGACGGCGCCGGCGGAACCGTCACGCCGACGGGTGGGCCGGCGCGAATCATCAACATGAGTCTTGGCGGGACCACCTTCAGCACGGCCATGTCGACGGCCGTCGCGCAAGCCCTTGCCAATGGCACGCTGATAATTGCGTCAGCCGGGAACAACAACAACTCGACACCATCGTATCCCGCGTCCTACCCGGATGTCGTTTCGGTGTCGGCCGTGGGACCGACACTCAATCGGGCCACCTACTCGTCATACGGCGCCACGGTGACAATCGCCGCGCCCGGCGGACAGGTGAGCAGTGGCTATTCGCACGGCGTACTCTCTTCGACCTGGAACTTCGTAACCAATGCGCCGACGGTCGATTCCTGGCAGGGGACGTCCATGGCGGCACCTCACGTCACGGGAGTGGCCGCTCTGCTCGCGGCTCGCGAGCCGTCGCTGACCGTTACGCAGTTGCGTCAGCGGCTGCTCGACTATGCCGTAGATATCGGAGCGGCAGGTCGCGATGACTTTTTTGGCGTGGGTCTGTTGAATGCCCGCAACGTGCTCACGAGTTCACTCGGGCCGCCACGATCGCTGTTCGTGCGCCTGATGAATGCGACCACTGGCGCCATCGTACGTACCCTGACGGCCGGCGCCGGTGGGGCGTACGAGTTTGGTGGCTTGCCTGATGGTTCGTACTGGGTATTTGCCGGCCACGATGAAAGCGGAGACGGTCTGACGGGGCTGCCGTGGCGCGCATGGGGAGCACTGGGAACCGCCGCCTCCCCTACGAGCGTGGTGGTTGATGGCGCGGGCGTGCACACCGCCACGTTTTCAGTCTCGACTGGATTTGAACTTGAGCCGAATGGGACAGCGGAACAGGCCAACGAGTTGGTCGTCGATGGATACATGAACGGTGATCTCACGGCACTCAACGACGCGGACTACTACCGGCTGCGGATCGCGCAGCCGGGAACCTACACCGTGCAAGTGACCGGTCAGGTGGGTGCCTGCCGCTACGCGCTCGAAGCCGATCCCGTGGTGACGATCACCACCGCGCTCGGCGCGGCCGTGGCGTCCAGTGACGACATCGATCCGGCGGGCAACGACTACTGTGCTCGCGTGTCGCGCACATTCACACCCGGAGACTATCTGGTGCGGATCGGTGCATCGCAGACGGGTCGCTATGTGGTGAGCGTTCGCAAGTCGTAG
- the rpsP gene encoding 30S ribosomal protein S16 — MAVRIRLRREGRKKTPMYRIVVADSTAPRDGRFIEIIGQYQPRSGENALNLKIDRVHHWMNVGALPTDTVRSLLRRAGVMKSRHEARLAAKLQATAVAMPNSEA, encoded by the coding sequence ATGGCCGTTCGTATTCGTCTCCGCCGTGAAGGGCGGAAGAAGACCCCGATGTACCGCATTGTTGTTGCCGACTCGACCGCTCCTCGCGATGGCCGTTTCATCGAGATCATCGGACAGTATCAGCCGCGCAGCGGCGAGAACGCCCTCAATCTCAAGATCGATCGCGTGCACCACTGGATGAACGTCGGCGCGCTGCCGACGGATACGGTGCGTTCGCTGCTGCGTCGTGCCGGTGTCATGAAGTCACGCCATGAAGCGCGTCTGGCTGCGAAGCTGCAGGCCACCGCCGTCGCCATGCCGAACAGCGAGGCGTAA